The Flavobacterium galactosidilyticum nucleotide sequence TAGTAGAGATAGGAACTAAAGTGACTTCAGATTGGTTATTATCATAATTTGAAATAACAATATGCCCATTAAATGCCGATACCTTTTCTCGGATTTTTTGTTGTAACCCAATACCTGTAGCTACTGAAACAATCATCATAACCATACCAATGGCAATTGCCGAAATTGCAATTTTAATAATCGGAGCAGAAATACTGCTTTTATAATCCTTAGATGTAATAAGTCGTTTGGCTATGAAGTATTCTAAATTCAATGTGGGCTATGTATTTAATTATAATTTAAACCGCTTAGTATAGGGCTTTCGCCAAAAATACTTCTAAAACACGAATTACACTAATTGACATTAATAAAATTTAATTTCCTAGAATAAAAGTCAAGAGTTGCAGAAGGAATTAGAAACTAATTCAGCACCATACTTTAAATCTAAAGTGGTAGTTTTTTTTTCATTTCTTCGACAATATTAAAAGCTGCTGGACATATACCTACATTCTTTAAAGTAAGATCCGTGATTTGCTGAAACTTTTTTCTATCAGTATGCGGAAATTCTCTACAGGCCTTTGGTCGCACATCGTATATGAAACACGTATTATCTTGGTCTAAGAAGGAACACGGAACACTTTGCAACACATAATCCTGATCTTCATCGATTCTTAAATATTGTTCGATAAATTGTTGTGGCTTTTGTTTTAAATACTTGGAAACACGCTCAATATCAGCAGAGGTAAATAACGGACCAGTCGTTTTACAACAATTAGCACATTTTAAACAATCTGTTTTTTTAAATTCAGCATTGTGTAGATCCTGCATTACATAATCTAAATTTTTTGGTGTCTTCTTTTTTAGCTTATCAAAATACTTTTTGTTTTCGATATGCTTATCTTTGGCTTCTTTCGGAAGTTCGTTTAAAGTAGGTTTCAATTTTTAATATTAAAGTTGATTCTACAAAAGTAATCACTTCATGCTCTAAATATAAAATAATAACAAATAAAGAGGATAGATTTTAGCAATCCTCCCATTGAAACTATGAAAGATCTTTTTGGCAAAGCCATTCTCGACTACCAAACCAATAACGCTCCAGAGAATTTGATAACTGAAACGACGATATCTGAAGAGGACGAAATGTCTGTTGCCTATTTATTTCGATCCTTCAAAGAAATGCCAAAATTAGAACAGAAAGCATTACAACTTGCAAATGGCAAAGTGCTAGACGTGGGTTGTGGAGCTGGAATACACAGTTTGTATTTACAAAACGAAAAAAATCTTGAAGTCCATTCGATAGATATATCTAACAATGCTGTTGCGGCCTGTAAACTTAGAGGCTTATTAAACGTTCAAGTTCAAAACATTCTCGAAATGGATTCTGATGCCTCAGATAATAAATATGATACCGTTTTATTACTAATGAATGGAACTGGTATTTTTGGAAATTTGAAAAATACAACTCAATACTTACAAAAACTAAAAAACTTATTAAAACCAAATGGACAAATTTTGATTGACAGTTCTGATATCATATACATGTTTGATGCAGATGAAGACGGCGCTTATGAAATACCCGCAAATGGTTATTATGGCGAGTTGCAATTTACACTTAGTTATAAGGGAGAAAAAGAAGATTCGTTTCCTTGGCTATATCTTGATTACAATACTTTACAAAATGCGGCTTTCGCAAATGGACTGCAATGCGAATTAGTACTTGAAGGAGAGCATTACGATTACTTAGCGTGTTTGACTTTATAAAAATAAAAATGATAAGAACAAAAGGCTAACTTACAGCTGTTCCTATTAAAGAAGGTACAAGCACTAAAATAACACTTTTCTAATCAACCAATTTATATTCCCGCTATATCTAACTATTCCAATTTTAAAACTGTTCGATAAAAACTAATCCTTCAGCAATTTTATATAGCATAAAAAAGCCCAAATTTTTCAATTTGGGCTTTTTTATCTGTCTATTTTAATTACTGCATATACTTCATCATCATAGCTTGTAAATCCGCTCCCCATTCTTGACCAGGTGCAGTTGATTTCTTAAAAAGATCTCCAGCCGAAGCTGAAATTTTTTTTCCTACTGGCGACTCATAAAAGGCTAGCATTGCTTTTACGTCTTCTGCCGAATAAGTTTGCATGTAAATTGTCGCTAATTTAGCATACAAAGCTGGTAAAGACGCATCGAAATCTTTAGAGAACTCCATCTTTTTTGCTTCTGGAATACTTTGCAAAATCTGTTCCTTTGCCATTTGCATTGGCCCAGCAGCTCCGGACAGTTCGATTACTTTCAACGCGTCAGCTTTAAAAGAGTCTTGAGCGCTTGCCATATTCGCTAGAAAAATTAATGCGAAAGTTAAAAATACTTTTTTCATTGGTTATAGTTTTTTATAACCAAATATAATCTTTTTTACGGTATATTTAAATATTTATGCGTTTGTAATGAAACGCGCCATTTTGGATTTTTCATTACGTAATCTACAATTAGTGGCGTCATTTCATCATTTTTACTCCACTCTGGTTGCAAAAACAAAATAGCCTTAGAATTTACTTTCTCTGCTTGTTCTTCAGCAAAAATAAAATCATGCTTATTATGAATAATTACCTTCAACTCGTGAGCGTTTTCATAAACTGTTTCTGTAGGTAGTTTATTTTTCTTTGGTGACAAACAAATCCAATCCCAAGTACCAGATAGAGGATAAGCTCCTGAAGTCTCAATATGTACTTTAAGATTTTGCTCTTTTAACCTTTGAGTCAGCAAGTTCATGTCCCACATTAACGGTTCACCGCCAGTAACAACAACAGTTTCAGAATACTTACTTGCATTACTAACTATTAAATCAATTCCTGTAGGCGGATGCAGCTCCGCGTTCCAACTTTCCTTAACATCACACCAATGACAACCTACATCACACCCACCAATTCTAATGAAGTATGCCGCTGTACCAGTGTGAAATCCTTCACCTTGAATAGTATAGAACTCTTCCATTAAGGGTAACATTGCTCCTTTGTTAACTTCTAACTGTACTTCTTTTGATAACATTTATTAAATTTAAAGTGCAAAGATAGTTAATTAGAAAAGGAGAGAAATTGAAAACACTGAGTAATTTGATAAATTTTAGTATGAAGTGAAGTAAACTTACAAATACTAATGTCCCACAACTCTAAAAAAGACAAACAAAGTTACCCTTGAAAACAACAGACATAAAAAAAACCGGTAGTTAGACAACTACCGGTTTTTTAATTATAAAAAATTATATTATTTTAAAATCTTGATTGATTCATTAGCATAAGTATTAGCAGCATCTAGTGCTAATGTTTTGTTGAAATATTCAATAGCCTTAGCTTTATCAGTATTAGCATAACTAGCAGCTATATTATTGTAAGATTCAATTATTTTTGCCTTCACTGCATCTTTCGCTACCTCTTCAGCACCTGCCTCCATTGTTTTAGCAACGTAATCTTCATAGTTTTTAACCATTGCATCATCTTTGTCAAGCAATCTGTTTGTTCTTGCTAAATACAGATAAGCTTCTAAGTAGCTTGGAGAAGCTTCTAAAACTTTATTGAAAGCAACAATTGATTTTTCCAACGCTACTGTATCTACTTTAGCATCTTTTGCCTTATAAACATTTGCATAATAATACGCTAGACCATAGTAAATATTGTCATCAAGAAAAGTTGTAGACTCTTTAGTATTTGCTCCAAACTCAAATAAAGCAGCAGCTTCGCTATAAAGTTTTTTAGAGAACATATTTTTACCCACTTCACTAAGATCTTGCACTGCTAACGGTTCCATTTCGATAGCTTTTTTAATATCAACTAGACCTGCTTGCAAAGCAGCAGCCTCGATTGATGATCCATCAGCGCTTGTTCCTTTTTTTATTTTAGTCAAACCCAAATATAAATAATCTAATGCAATTGCCTTATTTCCTGGTGAATTAATAAAATTTTCAAGCGACTTAATAGCCAAATCAACATTGCCGTTTTTGTATGCTGCGTAACCTAAATAACGATAGATTCTTGGATTAACTTTGTCCAATTCAATCATCTTATTCGCTTCAACCTCTAACGCTACATAATCCTCCACTAGAATCATAAAGTCAGCACGACGCATTCTTGAATGAATAGAATAATCCGTTAATGACATGTATTTATCATAATACCCCATTGCAGTTTTATAATTAGCTGCGGCTTGAGACGGTTTATTACGTGCAATCTTATAATACGTTTCAGCTAGCTCTCTATAAACAGGGCCGTAATTAGGATTAATTGCGATCACTTCGTTGTAAGCTTTTAAAGCTTCATCGTATGATTTAGCACCTTTTAACAAAACACCTAATTGCATTTTAGCTCTTAACAAAGTATTATCAGCTTGGAATGCATTCCTGTAAGCCACATAAGCCTCATTTTGCTTTCCATTACCGTAATAAGCATCACCCAAAGTTAATTGTAATTGAGCATCAGATGAATTAATTGCTACTGCCTTATTCAAAATGTCAATAGCACTTTTATAATCAGGTTTTTCAGCATTAATATAAGCTCTACCTATATAAATATATTCTTGAAAATCCTTTTTTCTCATTTCTTTAGTTACCAAAGCAAATTTAGCTTGAGCTGCAGCACTGTTATTAGCGTCTAGATCCATTTGACCAAGACCGATATTGTTCAAAAGACCTTTATCCGAAACACTTAGCCCATTTTGAAAATATAATTTTGCTGAATCCTGTACTTTTTGCGTTAAATATACATTCCCCAAAGTAAAAAACGCCTCTCCATTTGAAGGCTTTTCTTTAATAATTGATTTCAATAATGATTTTGCACTTTCATATTGCTCAGCATCAATTGCTCTTTTAGCTTGGTTAATATCTTGCGCTTGAACTGATATTGCAGAAGCAAATAATGCAACACCTAATGTAAATTTACTTATATTCATTGTATTTAATTTAATTTTCATCATCTTTAGATTTTGTCTTTATTAAAAGTTTTCTTCCTGGAGTTCTAACAGGTACCAACCCTGATTTCAAAATTATTCTTTGTCCAATATCTCCCCCTATAAAAGAGGCGAAACCCATACCTAAACCAGAATAACCCTGACAATTTATTATATACAAATCACGTGCCAAAGGATATTTCTTTTCTGCTATATCA carries:
- a CDS encoding class I SAM-dependent methyltransferase — its product is MKDLFGKAILDYQTNNAPENLITETTISEEDEMSVAYLFRSFKEMPKLEQKALQLANGKVLDVGCGAGIHSLYLQNEKNLEVHSIDISNNAVAACKLRGLLNVQVQNILEMDSDASDNKYDTVLLLMNGTGIFGNLKNTTQYLQKLKNLLKPNGQILIDSSDIIYMFDADEDGAYEIPANGYYGELQFTLSYKGEKEDSFPWLYLDYNTLQNAAFANGLQCELVLEGEHYDYLACLTL
- a CDS encoding DUF2059 domain-containing protein, encoding MKKVFLTFALIFLANMASAQDSFKADALKVIELSGAAGPMQMAKEQILQSIPEAKKMEFSKDFDASLPALYAKLATIYMQTYSAEDVKAMLAFYESPVGKKISASAGDLFKKSTAPGQEWGADLQAMMMKYMQ
- a CDS encoding YkgJ family cysteine cluster protein, whose translation is MKPTLNELPKEAKDKHIENKKYFDKLKKKTPKNLDYVMQDLHNAEFKKTDCLKCANCCKTTGPLFTSADIERVSKYLKQKPQQFIEQYLRIDEDQDYVLQSVPCSFLDQDNTCFIYDVRPKACREFPHTDRKKFQQITDLTLKNVGICPAAFNIVEEMKKKLPL
- a CDS encoding tetratricopeptide repeat protein, which encodes MNISKFTLGVALFASAISVQAQDINQAKRAIDAEQYESAKSLLKSIIKEKPSNGEAFFTLGNVYLTQKVQDSAKLYFQNGLSVSDKGLLNNIGLGQMDLDANNSAAAQAKFALVTKEMRKKDFQEYIYIGRAYINAEKPDYKSAIDILNKAVAINSSDAQLQLTLGDAYYGNGKQNEAYVAYRNAFQADNTLLRAKMQLGVLLKGAKSYDEALKAYNEVIAINPNYGPVYRELAETYYKIARNKPSQAAANYKTAMGYYDKYMSLTDYSIHSRMRRADFMILVEDYVALEVEANKMIELDKVNPRIYRYLGYAAYKNGNVDLAIKSLENFINSPGNKAIALDYLYLGLTKIKKGTSADGSSIEAAALQAGLVDIKKAIEMEPLAVQDLSEVGKNMFSKKLYSEAAALFEFGANTKESTTFLDDNIYYGLAYYYANVYKAKDAKVDTVALEKSIVAFNKVLEASPSYLEAYLYLARTNRLLDKDDAMVKNYEDYVAKTMEAGAEEVAKDAVKAKIIESYNNIAASYANTDKAKAIEYFNKTLALDAANTYANESIKILK
- a CDS encoding 7-carboxy-7-deazaguanine synthase QueE, coding for MLSKEVQLEVNKGAMLPLMEEFYTIQGEGFHTGTAAYFIRIGGCDVGCHWCDVKESWNAELHPPTGIDLIVSNASKYSETVVVTGGEPLMWDMNLLTQRLKEQNLKVHIETSGAYPLSGTWDWICLSPKKNKLPTETVYENAHELKVIIHNKHDFIFAEEQAEKVNSKAILFLQPEWSKNDEMTPLIVDYVMKNPKWRVSLQTHKYLNIP